The following are from one region of the Methanomassiliicoccales archaeon LGM-DZ1 genome:
- a CDS encoding cobaltochelatase subunit CobN gives MGELLITVVSVSMPAVLSTCEYASLHKIRGVRFSVSYVGQGHGSIEGILGDIESADALVIDLMGLSSADCRMIVSAAKKCKGIRVTAGGMAPNLARIGGYDASRFRMSAADEENLHRISQCWKRAETRDMEYIYSLILGHYLGIRSVEEKEYPEVREGVYLKDPDTGEECPDVGSYLSAHSFGKKEGTVMMAYSGSSYPYDSRKVAERMFAALGGFADVIPVAMNSYSVDSADELRRIAGKPDVIVNLLPFRFLAGPMGGDSGSAVDLLREFGAPILSPFIMTGTSRGDWMRSKTGVDAMEFMLDIFLPELDGAVCTIPVGTSEPMPSSEGFPPGASEIDPLDDRISRIAGKVRGLLRLRHKSETEKKVAIIAYNYPPGEGELFGGSFIDGAGSLSSILSMLATAGYDTVPMSAGEIISRFLSDGILNGGDWLAPTGAVIRSLPRGNHPCEISARWGPEPGKIMVSDGKYLIPGIVDGNVFIGIQPARVPEKGDISGSYHDDSLLPHHQYLAFYEWLQRDFGADAIVHLGTHGTLEFLPGKEQAMSGQCYPDMLMGDLPHFYIYYSGNPSEAMIAKRRSHAAIVSYMPPPFVRSGTYGALAELESEIAELRESSKADSGRAEMLKDSIVRKAAEMRLPTDIEELEDELVNIRNSLIPNGLHVFGKGMSAEDAACCAAESLRFPHDGLPSPESLNGISDGELAEAVSEYAADGRVPSSAADVEGIAVFLEYAKKVMSAAEHPEEEEGLLTALNGGYIEAAQGGDSLKDPEVLPSGRNIVQFNPFHIPTQAAFKRGADAARDLIDQYRRDSGRWPRRVALVLWGLETSRTQGMTIGQICGYLGLRMVSQSGDFVSRFEPIPIEELGRPRIDVTVSMCGFFRDMFPNLVTGLAKIFETVGKLDEPEEQNYIKAGDRRNLEYLSVAGYSGKEAEDLAFCRLFGPERGEYGTSVTAAVKSSSWKEESELGGMFIDSLRFAYTAERRGEDIAGLLEHNYSAVDVVSQVRDSKDREIIDLDHYYEFLGGLSKAVEVSSGAKPEVYVVDDSGPRTKTEPAARSFERGLRTRLLNPKWIDGLLKTEYHGAQKINERFENTLGLAATVGCVNTGAFSDLLSRYVLDKNTRDCVKANNPWAYMSMIKRLSEAYERGYWKATDEELNALKKEFEDVEGELEDVSDR, from the coding sequence ATGGGCGAACTTCTCATCACCGTGGTTTCTGTGTCCATGCCGGCAGTTCTGTCCACGTGCGAGTATGCCTCTTTGCATAAGATTCGGGGAGTGAGGTTCTCGGTCTCATACGTTGGTCAGGGACATGGCAGTATCGAAGGGATTCTCGGAGACATAGAGTCGGCCGATGCTCTTGTCATAGATCTCATGGGCCTTTCCAGCGCAGATTGCCGCATGATTGTCTCTGCAGCTAAAAAATGCAAAGGCATTCGCGTAACAGCGGGAGGGATGGCTCCCAATTTGGCCCGGATCGGAGGGTATGATGCATCGCGTTTCAGGATGAGCGCTGCCGATGAAGAGAACCTCCATCGTATCAGCCAATGTTGGAAACGGGCGGAAACCAGGGATATGGAATACATCTACAGCCTCATTCTCGGGCATTACCTAGGGATTCGCAGCGTGGAAGAGAAGGAGTACCCGGAGGTCAGAGAGGGAGTTTACCTGAAAGATCCGGACACCGGCGAAGAATGCCCGGATGTCGGCTCATACCTGTCTGCCCACAGTTTCGGGAAGAAGGAGGGAACGGTGATGATGGCGTACAGCGGCAGCAGCTATCCCTATGACAGCAGAAAAGTCGCCGAACGCATGTTCGCGGCATTAGGCGGTTTCGCCGACGTCATCCCTGTTGCAATGAACAGTTACAGCGTGGACAGTGCAGACGAGCTGAGGAGGATCGCCGGAAAACCCGATGTCATCGTCAATCTGCTGCCGTTCCGCTTCCTCGCGGGCCCCATGGGAGGGGACAGTGGCTCTGCCGTAGATCTCCTCAGGGAGTTCGGGGCTCCGATCCTCTCTCCGTTCATCATGACAGGCACTTCTCGCGGTGATTGGATGCGTTCAAAAACGGGCGTCGATGCCATGGAGTTCATGCTGGACATATTCCTTCCCGAACTCGACGGAGCCGTCTGCACCATTCCTGTAGGCACATCCGAACCCATGCCGTCTTCAGAAGGTTTTCCGCCGGGCGCATCCGAGATAGATCCGCTTGATGATAGGATTTCAAGGATCGCCGGAAAGGTCCGCGGTCTTCTGAGGCTTCGCCACAAATCCGAAACGGAGAAAAAAGTGGCGATCATCGCATACAATTATCCTCCGGGAGAGGGAGAACTCTTCGGCGGTTCCTTCATCGACGGAGCAGGGTCTCTGTCAAGCATCTTATCGATGCTAGCGACGGCAGGTTATGATACCGTTCCTATGAGCGCAGGAGAGATAATCAGCAGGTTTCTTTCCGACGGGATACTCAACGGCGGAGATTGGCTGGCTCCGACCGGGGCCGTCATCAGGAGCCTGCCGAGGGGAAACCATCCCTGCGAGATCTCGGCAAGATGGGGACCGGAACCGGGAAAGATCATGGTCTCGGACGGGAAATACCTGATCCCAGGGATCGTCGACGGCAATGTGTTCATCGGCATCCAGCCCGCCAGAGTGCCGGAGAAAGGGGACATAAGCGGATCCTACCACGATGATTCGCTTCTGCCGCACCACCAATATCTGGCATTTTACGAATGGCTGCAGAGGGATTTCGGGGCCGACGCGATCGTGCATCTCGGAACCCATGGAACTCTGGAGTTCCTGCCCGGGAAGGAGCAGGCCATGTCGGGGCAGTGCTATCCGGATATGCTGATGGGGGACCTGCCGCACTTCTACATCTATTATTCCGGGAACCCCTCGGAGGCGATGATCGCGAAAAGGCGTTCCCATGCGGCGATAGTGAGCTACATGCCTCCGCCGTTTGTCCGCAGCGGGACATACGGCGCCCTTGCAGAATTGGAATCCGAGATAGCGGAACTGCGTGAGAGTTCAAAGGCCGATTCCGGCCGCGCCGAGATGCTGAAGGACAGCATAGTCAGGAAAGCTGCAGAAATGCGCTTGCCGACAGACATCGAAGAGCTAGAGGATGAACTTGTCAATATTCGCAACTCTCTCATCCCGAACGGACTCCATGTGTTCGGGAAGGGGATGTCGGCGGAAGATGCTGCCTGCTGTGCGGCGGAATCTCTCCGCTTCCCCCATGACGGGCTTCCTTCTCCGGAATCACTGAACGGAATCTCCGACGGGGAACTGGCAGAAGCTGTTTCTGAATATGCTGCGGACGGCAGAGTGCCTTCTTCAGCAGCAGATGTCGAAGGAATCGCTGTTTTTCTCGAATATGCAAAGAAAGTCATGTCGGCGGCCGAACATCCCGAAGAGGAAGAGGGTCTGCTGACAGCACTGAACGGAGGTTACATCGAGGCCGCCCAAGGGGGCGATTCTCTGAAAGATCCGGAAGTCTTGCCATCGGGGCGCAACATCGTGCAGTTCAATCCTTTTCATATTCCCACGCAGGCAGCTTTCAAGAGAGGTGCGGATGCCGCCCGCGATCTCATAGACCAGTACCGCCGGGACAGCGGCAGATGGCCCCGCCGTGTGGCCCTGGTTCTCTGGGGACTGGAGACTTCCAGGACGCAGGGCATGACAATAGGGCAGATCTGCGGGTATCTGGGTCTCCGCATGGTCTCTCAATCGGGAGACTTCGTTTCCCGCTTCGAGCCCATTCCGATTGAGGAGCTGGGGCGCCCCCGCATCGATGTCACAGTATCCATGTGCGGATTCTTCCGCGATATGTTCCCCAATCTCGTCACGGGGCTGGCAAAGATCTTTGAGACGGTCGGGAAGCTGGATGAGCCGGAAGAGCAGAACTATATCAAGGCCGGCGACCGCAGAAACCTTGAATATCTCTCCGTCGCTGGCTATTCAGGAAAAGAGGCCGAGGATCTGGCCTTCTGCCGCCTGTTCGGTCCTGAAAGGGGAGAGTACGGAACCTCGGTCACTGCTGCTGTGAAAAGTTCCTCTTGGAAAGAGGAATCGGAGCTGGGCGGCATGTTCATTGACAGTCTCCGTTTTGCATATACTGCAGAACGCCGGGGAGAAGACATCGCCGGCCTCCTGGAACATAACTACAGTGCCGTCGATGTTGTATCTCAGGTAAGGGACAGCAAAGACCGCGAGATCATTGATCTCGATCACTATTATGAGTTCCTCGGCGGGCTTTCCAAGGCAGTAGAAGTGAGTTCCGGCGCCAAACCGGAGGTCTACGTAGTGGACGACAGCGGTCCGAGAACGAAGACCGAGCCCGCCGCCCGTTCTTTCGAAAGAGGTCTCAGGACCCGCCTTCTCAATCCCAAGTGGATAGACGGGCTGCTGAAAACCGAATATCACGGTGCCCAGAAGATCAACGAACGTTTCGAGAACACGCTCGGACTTGCCGCTACAGTAGGCTGCGTCAATACGGGGGCTTTCAGCGACCTTCTGTCACGCTATGTCCTAGACAAGAATACCAGAGACTGTGTGAAGGCCAACAACCCTTGGGCTTATATGTCCATGATCAAAAGGCTCTCGGAAGCTTACGAACGCGGATACTGGAAAGCTACAGACGAAGAGCTCAATGCCTTGAAGAAGGAGTTCGAGGATGTCGAAGGGGAGTTGGAAGATGTTTCTGACCGCTGA
- a CDS encoding ABC transporter ATP-binding protein: MKLEAEGIAQGYGPHCVIKDVGFTAESGELLTILGPNGCGKSTLIKTLCGVIPPKAGTVTVDGRDLLAMDPKEMAKLVAYVPQTIGTAGHSTVYDLVLIGRRPYVEWSYTHEDLEIAAQAMIDMNVNAYSGINIENLSGGQRQRAFIARALAQRPSFYVFDEPTSSFDLRNQQDTMRIMKKLTRERESCLVVALHDLNLAIRYSDKVMVLHNGSVYDIGKPEDVITPKMIMDVYGVSAEIMEDRHGLFVRAYDDGNDRVADRA, translated from the coding sequence GTGAAACTGGAAGCAGAAGGCATTGCCCAAGGATACGGACCCCATTGCGTAATCAAGGACGTAGGATTCACAGCAGAAAGCGGAGAGCTGCTTACGATTCTGGGCCCCAACGGATGCGGAAAATCCACGCTCATCAAGACCCTCTGCGGAGTCATCCCTCCCAAAGCAGGCACGGTAACGGTTGACGGCAGGGACCTTCTGGCCATGGACCCGAAAGAGATGGCGAAACTTGTTGCTTATGTCCCACAGACGATAGGCACAGCAGGGCACAGCACGGTCTACGATCTCGTCCTCATCGGAAGGCGCCCTTATGTCGAATGGTCATACACGCATGAGGATCTCGAGATAGCCGCCCAGGCCATGATCGACATGAACGTCAACGCATATTCAGGCATCAATATCGAGAATCTCTCAGGTGGCCAGCGTCAACGCGCCTTCATCGCACGCGCTCTGGCACAGCGTCCGTCGTTCTATGTTTTCGATGAACCTACCAGTTCTTTCGACCTGCGCAATCAGCAGGATACGATGAGGATCATGAAGAAACTTACCAGGGAGCGGGAATCGTGCCTCGTGGTCGCTCTGCACGACCTCAATCTGGCCATCAGATATTCTGATAAGGTGATGGTGCTCCACAACGGAAGCGTCTACGATATCGGGAAACCTGAGGATGTCATAACTCCGAAGATGATCATGGATGTTTACGGAGTGTCTGCAGAGATAATGGAAGACCGCCATGGGCTGTTCGTCCGTGCTTATGATGACGGGAACGACCGTGTCGCAGATCGTGCCTGA
- a CDS encoding iron ABC transporter permease: MDENAEAAEKDRLVKAKETEREQDRIEGSYSASKKRKTQFILLMSVTAAIAFVCSLAIGSVNIPFSDTLAVVFHHIFPAWVDLPSKDWYDDIVMNSRLPRTLLCLLTGFSLAAAGTVMQGLLRNPLVSPFTLGVSTAASFGAAMTIVFGSELFGSWFHDEWNLGFASTSAENILLVAFAFMFGLVSILLVLKIASKNASRATLILAGVVISYLFSAGISLSQYVSDDEALRKITNWLMGGMWNATWGAVIVLTPIVIICTIYLEKISLDINSLSAGDEIARNVGLDVYKLRRNGLIVCTLVSAACVAFTGVIGFIGLMAPHMIRMVIGNDTRYVIPASALLGSSILMVSDVISRVILRPEQIPVGIIMYVIGGIFFLWMISGKRWGDRL, encoded by the coding sequence ATGGACGAAAACGCTGAGGCCGCAGAAAAAGACCGCCTCGTCAAGGCAAAGGAGACGGAAAGGGAGCAGGACCGCATAGAGGGATCTTACAGCGCCTCGAAGAAACGCAAAACGCAGTTCATCCTGCTGATGTCGGTTACGGCCGCGATAGCCTTCGTCTGCTCCTTGGCCATCGGATCCGTGAACATCCCGTTCTCCGATACATTGGCCGTCGTGTTCCACCACATATTCCCTGCGTGGGTAGACCTCCCGTCGAAAGATTGGTACGACGACATAGTGATGAATTCCCGGCTGCCGAGGACGCTCCTCTGCCTGCTGACAGGATTCAGCCTGGCAGCTGCCGGGACAGTTATGCAGGGGCTGCTGAGAAACCCGCTCGTCAGCCCTTTCACATTGGGCGTCTCGACAGCGGCATCGTTCGGTGCTGCTATGACCATCGTGTTTGGCTCCGAGCTTTTCGGGAGCTGGTTCCACGACGAATGGAACCTCGGGTTCGCCAGCACCTCTGCGGAAAACATACTGCTGGTGGCCTTCGCGTTCATGTTCGGATTGGTGAGCATATTGCTGGTGCTCAAAATCGCTTCGAAGAATGCTTCCCGTGCCACGCTCATCCTGGCAGGAGTGGTCATCAGCTATCTCTTCTCGGCCGGCATATCGCTTTCGCAGTATGTTTCCGATGATGAAGCGCTCCGCAAGATAACCAACTGGCTCATGGGCGGCATGTGGAACGCGACCTGGGGCGCGGTGATCGTGCTTACGCCGATTGTCATCATTTGCACGATCTATCTCGAGAAGATTTCGCTGGACATAAACAGCCTTTCGGCAGGCGATGAGATCGCCAGAAACGTAGGGCTTGATGTTTACAAGCTGCGCCGCAACGGATTGATCGTATGCACTTTGGTATCGGCCGCCTGCGTCGCATTCACAGGCGTGATAGGATTCATCGGCCTCATGGCACCCCATATGATCCGCATGGTGATAGGGAACGACACGCGCTATGTGATCCCGGCCTCGGCCCTCCTGGGATCGTCCATTCTGATGGTATCGGATGTGATTTCCAGAGTGATTCTCAGGCCTGAGCAGATACCGGTGGGGATAATCATGTATGTGATCGGCGGGATTTTCTTCCTCTGGATGATCAGCGGGAAAAGATGGGGAGATAGGCTGTGA
- a CDS encoding ArsA family ATPase: MRLIIYNGKGGVGKTSVSVATALRLAQKGHRTMLMSVDTAHSVGDSLDVRLGPEIVNVAPNLDALEIDIVHEMKTKWNSISEYLQAFMLSQGLDGITADEMAILPGMEMVAALLYVLTFEKEGRYDVVVIDTAPTGETLRLLSFPDVSNWYIDKVFAVVSRLMGLARMTIGHMVDFPLPTKEVMDSVMVLKDQMKQVKRILEDPENTTVRLVLNPERMAINETRRSYSYMCLYNKNVECLIVNKVIPADADGEFMKTKLSEQDGYMKMIDESFSGLKVMKAYLMNTEVRGRDRLCMLADQIFGDSDPIETYSSESPMKFSTGPDGLTELRIKMPFVPKDQVELFKGKENTIIIHAGSQKRTVSLPTSLSGADIVGADFGGQALIVKFRKE, encoded by the coding sequence ATGAGGCTCATCATCTACAACGGCAAGGGAGGCGTGGGCAAGACCTCTGTATCGGTCGCCACAGCGCTCCGTCTGGCACAGAAGGGCCACCGCACCATGCTCATGAGCGTGGACACCGCCCACTCGGTGGGGGATTCGCTCGATGTCAGGCTGGGCCCGGAGATTGTCAACGTGGCGCCCAACCTGGATGCCTTGGAGATCGATATCGTCCACGAGATGAAGACCAAATGGAACTCCATCAGCGAGTACCTTCAGGCCTTCATGCTCTCCCAGGGGCTGGACGGCATCACCGCCGATGAGATGGCCATCCTCCCGGGGATGGAGATGGTGGCGGCCCTGCTCTACGTCCTGACGTTCGAGAAGGAGGGCAGGTACGATGTCGTGGTCATCGATACCGCTCCGACCGGGGAGACCCTCAGGCTTCTCTCGTTCCCGGATGTCTCCAACTGGTACATCGACAAGGTCTTCGCCGTCGTCTCCAGGCTCATGGGGCTGGCGAGGATGACTATAGGACATATGGTGGACTTCCCGCTGCCGACCAAGGAGGTAATGGACTCCGTCATGGTGCTCAAGGACCAGATGAAGCAGGTCAAGAGGATCCTCGAGGACCCCGAGAACACCACCGTCAGGCTCGTCCTCAACCCCGAGAGGATGGCCATCAACGAGACCCGCCGCTCGTACTCCTACATGTGCCTGTACAATAAGAACGTGGAGTGCCTGATCGTGAACAAGGTCATCCCGGCGGACGCCGACGGGGAGTTCATGAAGACCAAGCTCTCCGAGCAGGACGGCTACATGAAGATGATCGATGAGTCCTTCTCCGGCCTGAAGGTGATGAAGGCATACCTCATGAACACCGAGGTCCGCGGGAGGGACAGGCTGTGCATGCTGGCGGACCAGATCTTCGGCGATTCCGATCCCATAGAGACCTACAGCTCGGAGAGCCCGATGAAGTTCTCCACCGGCCCGGACGGCCTCACCGAGCTCAGGATCAAGATGCCCTTCGTCCCGAAGGACCAGGTGGAACTTTTTAAGGGCAAGGAGAACACTATCATAATCCATGCAGGGAGCCAGAAACGCACCGTGTCCCTCCCGACATCCCTCTCCGGAGCGGATATCGTGGGAGCGGACTTCGGCGGCCAGGCCCTCATAGTGAAATTCAGGAAGGAATGA
- a CDS encoding TIGR00296 family protein: protein MSLLTDDEGAAVVRAARAMVEAEAAGRDIVPPEGLPASMDEKSGVFVTLEKEGRLRGCIGIVMPVYPARQALMYAARDVCHDPRFPALRENEPALCTVEVSVLTPPEKIEYSDPRDLPGMIVLGRDGLLLNCRRNAKSCRSAVFLPQVPGEQGWNAEEYLSNLCEKAGLQDDAWLSGVIEFSRFSAEVFSEEAPCGKVVRV, encoded by the coding sequence ATGAGCCTGCTCACGGACGACGAGGGGGCCGCCGTCGTCAGGGCGGCCAGGGCCATGGTGGAGGCCGAGGCGGCCGGCAGGGACATCGTCCCTCCGGAGGGCCTCCCGGCCTCCATGGATGAGAAGAGCGGCGTCTTCGTGACCCTGGAGAAGGAAGGCAGGCTCAGGGGATGCATCGGGATCGTCATGCCCGTCTATCCCGCCCGCCAGGCCCTGATGTACGCGGCGAGGGATGTCTGCCACGACCCCCGCTTCCCCGCGCTCAGGGAGAACGAGCCTGCCTTGTGCACCGTGGAGGTCTCGGTCCTCACCCCGCCCGAGAAGATAGAATATTCGGATCCCAGGGACCTTCCCGGGATGATCGTCCTCGGCAGGGACGGCCTGCTGCTGAACTGCCGGCGCAACGCCAAGTCTTGCCGCAGCGCCGTCTTCCTCCCGCAGGTCCCGGGGGAGCAGGGCTGGAACGCCGAGGAGTACCTCTCCAACCTCTGCGAGAAGGCCGGCCTGCAGGACGATGCCTGGCTCTCCGGGGTCATCGAGTTCAGCAGGTTCTCCGCCGAGGTGTTCTCCGAGGAGGCCCCGTGCGGGAAGGTCGTCAGGGTATGA
- a CDS encoding dihydroorotase family protein encodes MTQEPETVLCGRMYRGGELKYTEVGITDGKIVTVGSLVSGGEDRIELGSSMTVLPGFMDPHVHFRDPGMTQKETFSTGSLSALCGGVTCVLDMPNTKPAVTDIDTLMRKKAAVAGRSYTDYGLFAALTPGCQASLLAPYVPAFKLFMGSTTGNILFNDDSEIPDVMAEVARTGKVVSVHAEDDNFIAKGIEERCCQDHLRDRPAEAEYSALRRLARYSGTNRINICHCTNAPQAEEAHRLGFTTEVAMHHLTFYTGRYESAFYKVNPPIRDKASRDGLRELFRRGGIDMFGSDHAPHTLDEKSADFDSAPGGIPGVETQIPMAAEMVRSGEIPLRQLVSMGAENPGRIFSQPKGRIEPGYDADFAIFDMRRVTEIDASKLHSKAGFTPYQGMRAVFPDTVIIRGQVQVSEGEPCAEPLGRDVCGRLRG; translated from the coding sequence ATGACCCAGGAGCCGGAGACCGTCCTCTGCGGCAGGATGTACCGCGGAGGGGAGCTGAAGTACACCGAGGTCGGGATAACCGACGGGAAGATAGTCACCGTCGGGAGCTTGGTGTCCGGAGGGGAGGACAGGATCGAGCTCGGGTCGAGCATGACCGTGCTCCCCGGGTTCATGGACCCGCACGTCCATTTCCGCGATCCTGGGATGACCCAGAAGGAGACCTTCTCCACAGGGTCCCTGTCGGCCCTCTGCGGGGGCGTCACCTGCGTCCTCGATATGCCGAACACCAAGCCGGCGGTCACGGACATCGATACCCTCATGCGCAAGAAGGCCGCGGTCGCCGGGCGCTCGTACACCGACTACGGGCTGTTCGCCGCCCTCACCCCGGGGTGCCAGGCATCTCTCCTGGCACCGTATGTGCCGGCCTTCAAGCTCTTCATGGGCTCCACCACCGGGAACATCCTCTTCAACGACGATTCGGAGATCCCGGACGTCATGGCGGAGGTCGCCCGCACCGGCAAGGTGGTCAGCGTGCATGCGGAGGATGATAATTTCATCGCGAAGGGCATCGAGGAGAGATGCTGCCAGGACCATCTCCGGGACCGCCCCGCCGAGGCGGAGTACTCGGCGCTCAGGCGCCTGGCGAGGTACTCCGGCACCAACAGGATCAACATCTGCCACTGCACCAACGCCCCCCAGGCCGAGGAGGCGCACCGCCTGGGCTTCACCACCGAGGTGGCCATGCACCACCTCACTTTCTACACCGGGAGGTACGAGAGCGCCTTCTACAAGGTCAACCCGCCCATCAGGGACAAGGCGTCCCGCGACGGGCTCCGGGAGCTGTTCAGGCGCGGGGGGATCGACATGTTCGGCTCCGACCATGCCCCGCACACCCTGGACGAGAAATCTGCTGATTTCGATTCGGCGCCCGGGGGCATCCCCGGCGTGGAGACCCAGATCCCCATGGCCGCCGAGATGGTGAGGTCCGGGGAGATACCCCTGCGGCAGCTGGTCTCCATGGGCGCCGAGAACCCCGGCAGGATATTCTCGCAGCCCAAGGGGAGGATCGAGCCCGGGTACGATGCGGACTTCGCGATCTTCGACATGCGCAGGGTCACCGAGATAGACGCCTCCAAGCTGCATTCCAAGGCCGGCTTCACCCCGTACCAGGGGATGCGCGCGGTGTTCCCCGATACCGTTATAATAAGGGGCCAGGTACAGGTCTCAGAAGGGGAGCCCTGCGCGGAGCCCCTCGGAAGGGATGTCTGTGGCCGATTACGTGGTTGA
- a CDS encoding YkgJ family cysteine cluster protein: MSVADYVVDYSEVAGKKAECIDGCGMCCLCQPEVLPSERVYFKENHPKDLVRTRGPEPYTALALKKGCGSCVFLNGDRRCSVYDHRTTYCRQYPYHLYASDRVQVELDLSCRGLWTGRGASALDEAKAIVAAASGRLSEAVKDASAVYEEFYANARAAGVMADSSMLRMSVSEHLDDFTDLGFISQILALSDSDSEMSISGALRGAAYDINDLNDAARAAAMESLSSEDPVNLPVYCGEDLSWNIFSATETEVAWNVLDGEGNLERKGTASPKTIRINVPNDEGRKVLADYIRVLNGRDSFLGSVYWLIDADGYADDMANAYYGSIATAVLDILWRTALLDRFFGTGFGARGIRDAVIFYDMDRLDAPAIGAFV; encoded by the coding sequence ATGTCTGTGGCCGATTACGTGGTTGATTACTCCGAGGTCGCCGGGAAGAAGGCGGAATGCATCGATGGCTGCGGCATGTGCTGCCTGTGCCAGCCGGAGGTACTGCCTTCCGAGCGCGTCTATTTCAAGGAGAACCATCCCAAGGACCTGGTGAGGACCAGGGGCCCCGAGCCCTACACCGCCCTCGCCCTCAAGAAAGGCTGCGGGTCCTGTGTCTTCCTGAACGGGGACCGGCGCTGCAGCGTGTACGATCACCGGACCACATACTGCAGGCAGTACCCGTACCATCTCTACGCCTCGGACCGCGTGCAGGTGGAGCTTGACCTCTCCTGCCGCGGGCTGTGGACCGGCCGCGGGGCCTCCGCCCTGGACGAGGCGAAGGCGATCGTGGCGGCCGCCTCCGGACGGCTGTCCGAAGCGGTGAAGGACGCGTCCGCGGTCTACGAGGAGTTCTACGCCAACGCCCGCGCCGCCGGGGTCATGGCCGATTCGTCCATGCTCAGGATGTCCGTCTCGGAGCACCTGGACGATTTCACGGACCTCGGGTTCATATCCCAGATCCTCGCCCTCTCGGATTCAGATTCCGAGATGTCCATCTCCGGGGCCCTCAGGGGAGCGGCCTACGACATCAACGACCTGAACGACGCCGCCCGCGCGGCCGCCATGGAGTCCCTGTCCTCGGAGGACCCGGTCAACCTTCCCGTGTACTGCGGCGAGGACCTCTCCTGGAACATATTCTCGGCCACCGAGACCGAGGTCGCATGGAATGTCCTGGACGGCGAAGGGAACCTGGAGAGGAAGGGGACGGCGTCACCCAAGACGATAAGGATCAACGTCCCCAACGACGAGGGGAGGAAGGTCCTCGCCGACTACATCAGGGTGCTCAACGGCCGCGACAGCTTCCTCGGGAGCGTCTACTGGCTCATCGACGCCGACGGGTATGCTGACGACATGGCCAACGCCTATTACGGGAGCATCGCCACCGCCGTCCTCGACATCCTGTGGAGGACCGCCCTCCTGGACAGGTTCTTCGGCACAGGCTTCGGGGCCAGGGGCATCAGGGACGCGGTGATCTTCTACGACATGGACCGCCTGGACGCGCCTGCCATCGGAGCGTTCGTCTGA
- a CDS encoding 50S ribosomal protein L37e → MGAGTAAQGRHNKFKTHIPCRRCGKRSYNVRKGYCASCGYGKTARIRSYEWAKIRD, encoded by the coding sequence ATGGGAGCAGGTACAGCAGCACAGGGAAGGCACAACAAATTCAAGACCCACATCCCCTGCCGCAGGTGCGGAAAGCGCTCGTACAACGTCAGGAAGGGCTACTGCGCTTCCTGCGGCTACGGCAAGACCGCCAGGATCAGGTCCTACGAATGGGCCAAGATCCGCGACTGA